One genomic window of Brevundimonas vesicularis includes the following:
- a CDS encoding TadG family pilus assembly protein — MTARLPRLLVRFGADRRGAVAVIAAVAGGLLCLFTAAVIDLGVLVLHTRRVQGAADLAALSAVRNLAQAEGSVAQAALATVEANVAPDVSVTVATALGVYTPDPTKARNARFAPGGATPNAARVEVASRAPMFFTHLLLGRDLVRVTRRATATIGGETPKAMISIGSRLARLDDGVANQLIGGLTGSKVSLSVMDYRRLIDLDVNLLGYTDALATDMGVQAGDYDRLLATQVDAGRALRVLERVAGGQDGGALGKLASASVGTKVRLGDLIGLEARAPDGIREGLDASVSAMDLVMAMLEVGGGDGQVALNLGVPAGLADLKTSLAIGERPNRSPWLTVTADGQPIIRTAQARLYVRARTAQSLSGLARVELPVLIELAASEARLTSLSCDPTREVEVDVRPGVARASIGVVDETRLSDFKAPLSPQRATLLSVAGLVSITGKADVEAADAGFRSLGFDADDIDNQRAKTMASRGFASGAVASLLARLDVVVNVVGLGLGLGDLTKALGQLLEPLGPVLDGALNPVLDLLGLKLGEADVTVHGLSCPDRGRATPRLVG; from the coding sequence ATGACCGCCCGCCTGCCTCGTCTGTTGGTCAGGTTCGGCGCTGATCGTCGTGGGGCGGTGGCGGTGATCGCGGCCGTGGCGGGCGGTCTGTTGTGTCTGTTCACGGCGGCGGTGATCGATCTGGGAGTTCTGGTTCTGCACACGCGTCGCGTCCAGGGCGCGGCGGACCTGGCCGCCTTGTCGGCGGTGCGAAATCTGGCGCAGGCCGAGGGGAGCGTGGCCCAGGCGGCTCTGGCGACGGTCGAGGCCAATGTCGCGCCCGACGTCTCGGTCACTGTGGCGACGGCGCTGGGCGTCTATACGCCCGATCCGACCAAGGCGCGCAACGCCCGGTTCGCGCCGGGTGGGGCCACGCCGAACGCCGCGCGAGTGGAGGTCGCCAGTCGCGCGCCAATGTTCTTCACCCATCTGCTATTGGGGCGCGATCTGGTGCGCGTGACGCGCCGCGCCACCGCGACGATCGGGGGAGAAACGCCAAAGGCCATGATCTCCATCGGCTCGCGCTTGGCGCGGCTGGACGACGGCGTGGCCAACCAACTGATCGGCGGCCTGACCGGGTCCAAGGTGTCGCTAAGCGTCATGGACTATCGTCGTCTGATCGATCTGGACGTCAATCTACTAGGATACACCGACGCGCTGGCGACCGATATGGGCGTCCAGGCCGGCGACTATGACCGGCTCTTGGCGACTCAGGTCGACGCCGGCCGTGCGCTGAGGGTGCTGGAGCGGGTGGCGGGCGGCCAGGACGGCGGGGCGCTGGGCAAGCTGGCCTCGGCCTCGGTCGGGACCAAGGTCAGGCTGGGTGATCTGATCGGACTGGAGGCGCGCGCCCCGGACGGGATCCGCGAGGGGCTGGACGCCTCGGTCTCGGCCATGGATCTGGTCATGGCCATGCTGGAGGTCGGGGGCGGGGATGGGCAGGTCGCGCTGAATCTGGGCGTGCCGGCGGGGCTGGCCGATCTGAAGACCAGCCTGGCGATCGGCGAACGGCCTAATCGCTCGCCCTGGCTCACGGTGACGGCCGACGGCCAACCGATCATCCGCACAGCCCAGGCCCGTCTCTATGTGCGGGCCAGGACGGCGCAATCCCTGTCTGGTTTGGCGCGGGTTGAGCTGCCGGTTCTGATCGAACTGGCGGCGTCCGAGGCGCGGCTGACGTCGCTGTCCTGCGATCCGACGCGCGAGGTCGAGGTCGATGTAAGGCCGGGCGTCGCGCGCGCCTCGATCGGGGTGGTGGACGAGACCAGGCTGAGCGATTTCAAAGCCCCGCTGTCGCCGCAGCGCGCAACCCTGCTGTCGGTTGCGGGTCTGGTCAGCATTACCGGCAAGGCGGATGTCGAGGCGGCGGACGCCGGCTTCAGATCGCTGGGGTTCGACGCGGACGATATCGACAATCAGCGCGCCAAGACCATGGCCTCGCGCGGCTTCGCCAGCGGCGCGGTCGCCAGCCTGCTGGCGCGGCTGGACGTGGTCGTGAACGTGGTCGGCCTGGGTCTTGGCTTGGGAGATCTGACCAAGGCGCTAGGTCAGCTGCTGGAA
- a CDS encoding TadE/TadG family type IV pilus assembly protein has protein sequence MRTFGPIASARRRGREGVAAVEFALVGPILVLLLIGIVVYGGWFLMAQSVQALASEGARAAIGGLDAAERDGLARREVSHAVQGVALKPEHTTIEVTEDSGRLRVVVVYDASDSLIMALGGMLPRPPSVIRRSAVIHVGDPS, from the coding sequence ATGCGGACGTTCGGACCCATTGCTTCTGCAAGGCGACGCGGGCGCGAGGGCGTGGCGGCGGTGGAGTTTGCGTTGGTGGGGCCGATCCTGGTCCTGCTGCTGATCGGCATCGTCGTCTATGGCGGCTGGTTCTTGATGGCCCAGTCGGTTCAGGCCCTGGCGTCCGAGGGCGCGCGGGCGGCCATCGGGGGCCTGGATGCGGCGGAGCGTGACGGCTTGGCCCGGCGCGAGGTCAGCCACGCCGTTCAGGGCGTGGCGCTGAAGCCGGAACACACGACCATCGAGGTGACCGAGGATTCAGGACGTTTGCGGGTGGTCGTGGTCTATGACGCCAGCGACAGCCTGATCATGGCCCTGGGTGGGATGTTGCCTCGTCCGCCCTCCGTCATTCGGCGTTCTGCGGTCATCCATGTAGGCGACCCTTCATGA
- a CDS encoding putative bifunctional diguanylate cyclase/phosphodiesterase: MRADLARRRRQLSTVIWCGLILLATAVGMLANAYRPIDDVVASARFSILPRTASQTLTVVEIDSRSLTAAKAWPWDRRRYAQAIDNLMAAGATLVAVDVDFSAPSNPASDQALAAAVSRHPGQVALATFEQMESYGAGETRRSGNRPIGPLLNDALLASVNVPVDADGRVRHYAYGASDEAPPSVAALLADASVRQGAFTVDFGIKQKSIPHLSFEDVYLGRFDPSLVRGKQVLLGATALELGDEFATPVGLLPGVIIHALAYESIADGRALMSLSPPALLILCAVLMAALQPARSGGTALRRLVVRHVAIAALIIVLPVLLQAWAPINIDIAALLGTQILMAIWATRVELSRQAQAIIQAREASLLHLAMHEPETGLPNRRALLSDIDETIAKAELSVAVFAVGVDRHAEMRGVVGYDVANTLMVQLAARLAELAEVDLVAQISSSVLAFARADLSADQQGDLARSLRAVETTFVVEGQPLDLFVRIGSASQEPGSASGDALIERATTALNQADLSEDRTVLYDEATFVDPDNNLALMSELRDALRDNDVSLHYQPKRKTSDGTTASVEALCRWHHPVRGRIGPDLFIPIAEQTGQIRALTEWSIVKAIEDQAALRANGVHIAIALNVSGRLLVDEAFRTRALQLIEGCDADLIFEITETAVIENPKIAAQAIAAYRAAGVRISIDDYGAGLSSLSYLKMLNADELKIDRSLILDVVESARDRLIIKSTVDLAHGLGMTVVAEGVETGEVFDTLAALGCDTIQGYWVSRPLPFDDLITFFATSGVEERQLLVG; this comes from the coding sequence ATGCGTGCTGATCTTGCTCGGCGTCGGCGTCAACTGTCGACGGTCATCTGGTGCGGATTGATCCTGCTGGCGACGGCTGTGGGCATGCTGGCGAACGCCTATCGGCCCATCGACGACGTCGTCGCCTCTGCGCGGTTCTCGATCCTGCCGAGGACCGCCAGCCAGACGCTGACGGTCGTGGAGATCGACTCCAGGAGCCTGACCGCCGCCAAAGCCTGGCCCTGGGATCGGCGGCGATATGCTCAAGCGATCGACAATCTGATGGCGGCAGGGGCGACCCTGGTGGCTGTAGACGTCGATTTCAGCGCGCCGTCGAATCCGGCCTCGGATCAGGCGCTGGCGGCTGCGGTGTCGCGTCACCCTGGTCAGGTGGCTCTGGCGACGTTCGAGCAGATGGAGTCGTACGGCGCCGGTGAGACGCGTAGATCAGGCAATCGTCCGATCGGGCCTTTGCTGAACGACGCTCTGCTCGCCTCGGTCAATGTTCCGGTCGATGCAGATGGACGTGTACGCCACTATGCCTACGGCGCTTCGGACGAGGCGCCGCCATCGGTGGCGGCCCTGCTGGCAGACGCTTCGGTACGTCAGGGCGCCTTCACCGTCGATTTTGGGATCAAGCAGAAGTCGATCCCGCATCTCAGTTTCGAGGACGTCTATCTCGGCCGCTTCGACCCTTCGCTCGTGCGGGGGAAACAGGTTCTGCTGGGCGCCACGGCGCTTGAACTGGGCGACGAGTTCGCCACGCCCGTCGGGCTCTTGCCCGGCGTCATCATTCACGCCCTCGCCTATGAAAGCATCGCTGACGGACGCGCCTTGATGAGCCTCAGCCCGCCGGCCCTGCTGATCCTTTGCGCCGTCCTTATGGCTGCGCTCCAGCCTGCCAGAAGCGGGGGAACTGCGCTGCGGCGGCTGGTCGTGCGCCATGTCGCGATCGCCGCCCTGATCATTGTCCTGCCGGTCCTGCTCCAGGCCTGGGCGCCAATCAACATCGATATCGCCGCCCTTCTCGGGACGCAGATTCTGATGGCGATCTGGGCGACGCGGGTCGAACTCTCCCGTCAGGCCCAGGCCATCATCCAGGCGCGTGAGGCGAGCCTGCTTCATCTGGCCATGCACGAGCCCGAGACGGGGCTTCCCAATCGCCGCGCCCTGTTGTCGGACATCGACGAGACGATCGCCAAAGCTGAACTCAGTGTCGCTGTGTTCGCCGTCGGCGTGGATCGTCATGCGGAGATGCGAGGGGTCGTTGGTTACGACGTCGCCAACACGCTGATGGTCCAGCTTGCCGCGCGTCTGGCCGAGCTCGCCGAGGTCGACTTGGTTGCGCAGATTTCGTCGTCGGTGCTCGCCTTTGCGCGCGCCGACCTGTCCGCCGATCAACAAGGCGACCTGGCCCGATCGCTTCGCGCCGTGGAGACGACCTTTGTCGTCGAGGGCCAGCCGCTGGATCTGTTCGTTCGCATCGGCAGCGCGTCTCAAGAGCCCGGCTCGGCCAGCGGCGACGCACTGATCGAGCGGGCGACGACGGCCCTCAATCAGGCCGATCTCTCGGAAGATCGTACGGTGCTTTATGACGAGGCGACCTTCGTCGATCCCGACAACAACCTCGCTCTGATGTCCGAGCTTCGCGACGCCCTGCGCGATAATGACGTCAGTCTGCATTACCAGCCCAAGCGCAAGACGTCGGACGGCACGACGGCGTCTGTCGAGGCGCTCTGCCGCTGGCATCATCCGGTTCGCGGCCGGATCGGGCCGGACCTGTTCATCCCCATCGCCGAACAGACGGGCCAGATCCGGGCTCTGACGGAGTGGAGCATCGTCAAGGCGATCGAGGATCAGGCCGCGCTGAGGGCCAACGGTGTTCATATAGCGATCGCCCTGAACGTCTCGGGACGTCTCCTCGTAGACGAGGCGTTCCGGACGCGCGCGCTTCAGTTGATCGAGGGCTGCGACGCCGATCTGATCTTCGAAATCACCGAAACCGCCGTCATCGAAAACCCGAAGATCGCGGCCCAGGCGATCGCGGCCTATCGAGCCGCCGGGGTAAGGATTTCGATCGACGACTACGGAGCAGGTCTGTCTTCGCTCAGCTATCTGAAGATGCTGAACGCCGACGAGTTGAAGATCGACCGATCCCTGATCCTCGATGTGGTCGAGAGCGCGCGCGATCGCCTGATCATCAAGTCAACGGTCGATCTGGCGCATGGGCTGGGGATGACCGTCGTCGCCGAAGGCGTCGAAACCGGGGAAGTCTTCGACACCTTGGCCGCCCTCGGATGCGATACGATCCAGGGCTATTGGGTCTCAAGGCCGCTGCCGTTCGACGATCTGATCACTTTCTTCGCAACATCTGGTGTGGAGGAAAGGCAGCTTCTGGTCGGGTAA
- a CDS encoding FecR domain-containing protein, which produces MAHRYAVFFAVLFFFVRYPTQALADEWRVREVSGVVRVAIPARPVANGSVGLVLPTGTSVTTGGNGRALITNGQQRVVVGPNSRTTLAPEAGGMTRVLQDLGSALFQVDRQRQPHFRVETPLLAAVVKGTTFTVTVDPMGDRVHVAEGLVEVRSNSGNAVSDVAAGATALVPRQQPTSVEVSAPVAAVPSETAPVAAPSLDYETLTDGLVQNPPATTPAATSTTASTAVTPTPSASPASGGAGTSTTTTATSNALGASGSTAPSNGSAIGTPGTVGAPGGGNGAAVGAGNPSNGNPGSGNPGNGNPGSGNPGSGDPGNGNPGAGDAGKGNPNSGNPGSGNPGNGNPGSGNPGNGNPGSGNPGNGNPGSGDPGKGDPGSGNPGNGNPGPGNPGNGNPGAGNPGNGNPGSGDPGTGNPGSGNPGNGNPGSGDPGNGNPGSGDPGKGEPGSGNPGNGNPGAGNPGNGNPGSGNPGNGNPGSGDPGKGEPGSGNPGAGNPGNGNPGSGDPGNGNPGSGDPGKGEPGSGNPGNGNPGAGNPGNGNPGSGNPGNGNPGSGDPGKGEPGSGNPGAGNPGNGNPGSGNPGNGNPGSGNPGNGNPGSGNPGNGNPGAGNPGNGNPGSGNPGNGNPGSGNPGNGNPGSGNPGNGNPGSGNPGNGNPGSGNPGTGNPGNGNPEKPGVPSVPGVPSVPGVPAVPGVPSVPGIPSVPGVPSVPGIPSVPGIPSTPGIPSVPGVPSFPGMPGNGNPGSGDPGKGGPGPQKP; this is translated from the coding sequence ATGGCTCATCGGTACGCGGTCTTCTTCGCCGTCCTCTTCTTCTTCGTGCGTTACCCCACTCAGGCGCTTGCTGATGAATGGCGGGTCCGGGAAGTCTCTGGCGTTGTTCGCGTGGCCATACCTGCGCGTCCCGTCGCGAACGGCTCGGTCGGGCTGGTATTACCGACGGGAACCAGCGTCACCACGGGCGGGAACGGCCGCGCGTTGATCACGAATGGGCAGCAACGGGTCGTGGTAGGACCGAACAGTCGCACCACCCTCGCGCCGGAAGCCGGAGGCATGACACGGGTCTTACAGGACCTGGGTTCGGCTCTTTTCCAGGTCGACCGACAACGCCAACCTCACTTCCGTGTCGAGACGCCGCTGCTGGCCGCCGTCGTCAAGGGGACGACGTTTACAGTGACCGTCGATCCCATGGGCGACCGTGTGCACGTGGCCGAAGGTCTTGTGGAAGTGCGCTCCAACAGCGGCAATGCGGTCAGCGACGTCGCAGCGGGCGCGACCGCCCTGGTCCCGCGCCAGCAACCGACCAGTGTCGAGGTTTCGGCGCCGGTTGCAGCCGTTCCCTCCGAAACAGCGCCGGTGGCGGCGCCGAGCCTCGATTATGAGACCCTGACCGACGGCTTGGTCCAGAACCCGCCGGCGACCACGCCCGCAGCGACCTCGACAACCGCCTCGACGGCCGTCACGCCAACCCCGTCTGCATCGCCTGCAAGCGGCGGCGCAGGCACATCCACAACGACCACCGCGACATCTAACGCACTCGGTGCAAGCGGATCGACGGCGCCATCCAACGGAAGCGCTATTGGAACGCCAGGCACGGTCGGAGCGCCCGGCGGCGGCAACGGCGCAGCCGTCGGTGCGGGCAACCCCAGCAACGGCAACCCTGGCTCCGGTAATCCCGGCAACGGAAACCCTGGCTCGGGCAACCCTGGTTCGGGCGACCCTGGAAACGGCAACCCTGGCGCCGGTGATGCGGGGAAGGGCAACCCCAATTCGGGCAACCCCGGCTCCGGTAATCCCGGTAACGGCAACCCCGGTTCGGGCAATCCTGGGAACGGCAACCCTGGCTCAGGCAATCCTGGAAACGGCAATCCCGGCTCCGGTGATCCGGGCAAGGGCGACCCTGGCTCAGGCAATCCCGGCAACGGCAATCCCGGTCCGGGCAATCCTGGAAACGGCAACCCTGGCGCCGGTAATCCGGGGAACGGCAACCCCGGCTCCGGCGATCCGGGCACGGGCAATCCCGGTTCGGGCAATCCTGGAAACGGCAATCCCGGCTCCGGTGATCCCGGCAACGGCAATCCAGGCTCGGGCGATCCGGGCAAGGGCGAACCTGGTTCGGGCAACCCTGGAAACGGCAACCCTGGCGCCGGTAATCCGGGCAACGGTAATCCCGGTTCGGGAAACCCAGGAAACGGCAATCCCGGCTCGGGCGATCCGGGCAAGGGCGAACCCGGTTCGGGCAACCCTGGCGCCGGTAATCCGGGCAACGGCAATCCCGGCTCCGGTGATCCCGGCAACGGCAATCCAGGCTCGGGCGATCCGGGCAAGGGCGAACCTGGTTCGGGCAACCCTGGAAACGGCAACCCTGGCGCCGGTAATCCGGGCAACGGTAATCCCGGTTCGGGAAACCCAGGAAACGGCAATCCCGGCTCGGGCGATCCGGGCAAGGGCGAACCCGGTTCGGGCAACCCTGGCGCCGGTAATCCGGGCAACGGCAATCCCGGTTCGGGAAACCCAGGAAACGGCAATCCCGGCTCCGGTAATCCGGGCAACGGCAATCCCGGTTCGGGCAACCCTGGAAACGGCAACCCTGGCGCCGGTAATCCGGGCAACGGTAATCCCGGTTCGGGAAACCCAGGAAACGGCAATCCCGGCTCCGGTAATCCGGGCAACGGCAATCCCGGTTCGGGCAACCCTGGAAACGGCAATCCCGGCTCCGGTAATCCGGGCAACGGCAACCCCGGTTCGGGAAACCCTGGCACCGGTAACCCGGGCAACGGCAACCCCGAAAAGCCTGGTGTTCCGAGCGTCCCCGGTGTTCCGAGCGTCCCCGGTGTTCCCGCTGTCCCGGGAGTTCCCAGCGTCCCTGGTATTCCCAGCGTCCCGGGAGTTCCCAGCGTCCCTGGTATTCCCAGCGTCCCTGGGATTCCCAGCACCCCCGGCATTCCCAGCGTCCCTGGTGTTCCTAGCTTCCCCGGCATGCCGGGTAACGGCAATCCCGGCTCCGGTGATCCGGGCAAGGGTGGTCCAGGGCCTCAGAAGCCGTGA
- a CDS encoding ShlB/FhaC/HecB family hemolysin secretion/activation protein yields the protein MRHIFNTAWLRTAAILFGMVALLTVAAAGQVRADAEPSASADGGCAGCLVLTSMLIQGVSAYPLADLADTYDQQLARRVSVDDLVQSANAITAHYRNDGYFLTRAVVAETDPTIGAARIVVFEGYISELQLTGEGARAVEPILKPLVNQRPLTIGELDRRLSLASDVPGIKLTSRIEPVIGDPAQHRLVVETQMTSGSAGAYVDNRGSENQGPWQVYLSGARNSTFTPGDQMTLGVLTVPERPKELTYVDASYSVVAPGGGRLRFGVSGYETDAPIQNASGWIGGSSRMASVTLSHPLIRSRDKNLWLNAGLDVRRVEQNYAATGRSDETLTVARVSVAAQRRYSPGWVAGSLQLSKGLDAFGATTQRSPLNTRYDATGEFLKVNAQVSAYRDLSKYVGVYVEAAGQWTDDPLLSSEEFFVGGPTYGRAYDYGETSGDKAVAGMIEARVGYDPKGDLISFAQAFAFFDTAKVWNKMPGRDWSERLSSAGFGSRITFDRKTTLRIEFAKPLSRAPYNEPDKGWRTFVSLSKQF from the coding sequence GTGCGTCACATTTTCAATACTGCATGGTTAAGGACGGCGGCGATCCTCTTCGGTATGGTCGCGCTGCTGACCGTGGCGGCGGCGGGCCAGGTTCGCGCCGATGCGGAGCCGAGCGCCTCAGCAGACGGCGGCTGCGCCGGTTGCCTTGTTCTGACCAGCATGTTGATCCAGGGTGTCAGCGCCTATCCTCTCGCCGATCTGGCCGACACCTATGACCAGCAGCTGGCGCGCCGCGTCTCGGTCGATGATTTGGTGCAATCCGCGAATGCGATTACGGCCCACTATCGCAACGACGGCTATTTTCTGACCCGCGCCGTGGTCGCCGAGACCGATCCGACGATCGGCGCCGCCCGCATCGTGGTGTTCGAGGGCTATATATCGGAACTGCAACTGACCGGTGAGGGCGCCCGGGCGGTCGAACCGATCCTGAAGCCGTTGGTGAACCAACGCCCCCTGACCATCGGCGAACTGGATCGCCGTCTGTCGCTAGCGTCCGACGTTCCGGGGATCAAGCTGACCAGTCGCATCGAACCCGTCATCGGCGACCCGGCGCAACACCGGCTTGTGGTCGAGACGCAAATGACCTCGGGCAGCGCCGGCGCCTATGTCGACAATCGCGGTTCCGAAAACCAAGGCCCGTGGCAGGTCTACTTGTCCGGCGCCCGCAACTCGACCTTCACGCCGGGCGATCAGATGACGCTGGGCGTCCTGACCGTTCCGGAGCGACCCAAGGAACTGACCTATGTCGATGCGTCCTACTCCGTCGTTGCGCCAGGTGGGGGGCGCCTTCGTTTCGGCGTCTCGGGCTATGAGACGGATGCGCCGATCCAGAACGCCTCGGGCTGGATCGGCGGCAGCAGCCGCATGGCCTCCGTCACCCTTTCGCATCCCCTCATCCGGTCGCGAGACAAGAACCTGTGGCTGAACGCCGGACTGGACGTGCGCCGCGTCGAACAAAACTACGCCGCAACCGGCCGCTCCGACGAGACCTTGACCGTGGCGCGCGTCTCGGTGGCGGCGCAACGTCGCTATAGCCCAGGCTGGGTCGCCGGCTCGCTGCAATTGTCCAAGGGGCTCGACGCTTTCGGGGCCACGACCCAACGTTCGCCGCTGAACACCCGCTATGATGCGACCGGCGAATTCCTGAAGGTCAACGCGCAGGTCAGCGCCTACCGGGACCTGAGCAAATACGTCGGCGTCTATGTAGAGGCTGCGGGACAGTGGACGGACGATCCCCTGCTCAGTTCCGAAGAGTTCTTCGTGGGCGGTCCCACCTATGGCCGGGCGTATGACTATGGCGAGACCAGCGGCGACAAGGCCGTCGCCGGCATGATCGAGGCTCGGGTCGGCTATGACCCGAAGGGCGACCTGATCTCCTTCGCCCAGGCCTTCGCCTTCTTCGACACCGCAAAGGTCTGGAACAAGATGCCCGGCCGGGATTGGTCGGAACGCCTGTCTTCCGCCGGTTTCGGCTCTCGCATCACCTTCGACCGCAAGACCACCCTGCGTATCGAATTCGCCAAACCCCTGTCCCGCGCGCCCTACAACGAACCCGACAAGGGCTGGCGCACCTTCGTGTCGCTGTCCAAACAGTTCTAA
- a CDS encoding IS5 family transposase (programmed frameshift): protein MSDLYWLTDEQMARLEPFFPKSHGKPRVDDRRVLSGIIFVNRNGLRWRDAPAAYWPHKTLYNRWKRWSEAGVFIRMMEGLSGAQTERRTVMIDATYLKAHRTASSLRGKKGGLGRLIGRTKGGMNTKLHAVTDANGRPISLFMTAGQVSDYIGAAALLDSLPRAQWLLGDRGYDADWFRDALQAKGITPCIPGRKTRTEPIRYDKRRYKRRNRIEIMFGRLKDWRRVATRYDRCPNVFLSAIALAATVLFWL, encoded by the exons ATGAGCGATCTGTATTGGCTGACGGACGAGCAGATGGCTCGGCTGGAGCCCTTCTTCCCCAAGAGCCACGGCAAGCCGCGGGTGGATGACCGCCGGGTGCTGAGCGGGATCATCTTCGTCAACCGCAACGGCCTGCGCTGGCGAGATGCGCCGGCGGCCTACTGGCCGCACAAGACCCTCTACAACCGCTGGAAGCGATGGAGTGAGGCTGGCGTCTTCATCCGGATGATGGAAGGCCTGTCCGGGGCTCAGACCGAACGCCGCACGGTCATGATCGACGCGACCTATCTGAAGGCGCACCGCACGGCTTCGAGCCTGCGGG GTAAAAAAGGGGGTCTCGGGCGACTGATCGGACGCACGAAAGGCGGCATGAACACCAAGCTTCACGCCGTGACCGATGCGAACGGAAGGCCCATCAGCCTCTTCATGACAGCGGGTCAGGTCAGCGACTACATCGGCGCTGCCGCTCTCCTGGACAGCCTGCCCCGCGCCCAGTGGCTTCTGGGAGACCGAGGCTACGACGCCGACTGGTTCCGGGACGCCTTGCAGGCCAAGGGGATCACGCCGTGCATCCCAGGCCGCAAAACCCGCACCGAACCCATCCGCTACGACAAGCGACGCTACAAGCGGCGAAACCGCATAGAAATCATGTTCGGACGCCTGAAAGACTGGCGGCGGGTCGCAACCCGCTACGATCGCTGCCCGAACGTCTTCCTGTCCGCCATAGCCCTCGCCGCTACCGTGCTGTTCTGGCTATGA
- a CDS encoding DUF892 family protein, whose product MSTPEDLKGLYTDELKDLWSANDQMQRVLKEIAPKTSDPSLRRRTH is encoded by the coding sequence ATGTCGACGCCAGAAGATCTGAAAGGCCTCTACACCGACGAGCTGAAAGACCTGTGGTCCGCCAACGACCAGATGCAGCGCGTGTTGAAGGAGATCGCCCCGAAAACCTCTGATCCTTCGCTAAGGCGCAGGACCCATTGA
- a CDS encoding mechanosensitive ion channel, producing MFLLDELIRCRADVRKAASAPLAMSQPSVPANPLVSAGTRTGSILLGPLETRAISVRPEGCMQTTNYEFIGWDALLYEWAPKVIGAVLILIAAWFIGKAVKWALAKGINRIPGAAKASTSDNPKHSIGASLGDVAFWLILLFGVVAALGVLNLGQVVTPLNSLLTQVASFVPSVLGAVLIFFIGFVVATLAKRVVEAALQAANADRWLEKAGLTKATGSTGVSTAIGTLVFVLILIPITIAALEQLGIESLTVPAVAVLSTVLAAIPHVLAAAIVLAVGWFIGRWVAQLIERILPATGFDRSISSLTALTATTQAPAAPKPTAAPYAGDVTPATARALGSDVPKPMTPSSIVGKIAMAAIVAFTAVEAAKLLQFGTIAVTLQEILALAGHVIVGGIIITAGVLIGGVFANLINKGTGGADGFASTLVRWATIALATAMGLRFMGIADDIVLLAFGLILGAAAVAAALAFGLGGRDAASKVAQTWADKVTKTPPQ from the coding sequence ATGTTCCTGCTGGATGAGTTGATTAGATGTCGTGCGGACGTTCGGAAAGCCGCTTCGGCCCCGTTAGCGATGAGCCAACCATCCGTTCCGGCGAATCCTCTCGTTAGCGCCGGAACAAGAACAGGCTCGATCTTGTTAGGCCCACTGGAAACCCGCGCGATCAGCGTCAGGCCTGAGGGATGTATGCAAACGACAAACTACGAGTTCATCGGATGGGACGCGCTGCTCTATGAGTGGGCGCCCAAGGTGATCGGCGCTGTGCTGATCCTCATCGCGGCTTGGTTTATCGGCAAGGCCGTGAAATGGGCCCTGGCGAAGGGGATCAATCGTATTCCTGGCGCCGCCAAGGCGAGCACCAGTGACAACCCGAAGCACTCGATCGGCGCCAGCCTGGGAGATGTCGCCTTTTGGCTAATCCTCTTGTTCGGTGTCGTCGCCGCCCTCGGCGTCCTGAACCTGGGCCAGGTCGTCACGCCCCTGAACTCACTGTTAACGCAGGTCGCGTCCTTCGTTCCGAGCGTCCTCGGCGCGGTCCTGATCTTCTTCATTGGGTTTGTAGTCGCGACTTTGGCCAAGCGAGTCGTCGAGGCTGCACTGCAGGCCGCCAACGCGGATCGCTGGCTTGAGAAGGCCGGCCTGACCAAGGCGACGGGCTCGACTGGCGTCAGCACCGCGATCGGCACCCTGGTGTTCGTCTTGATTCTGATCCCAATCACGATCGCGGCGCTGGAGCAGCTGGGCATCGAGTCTTTGACGGTTCCGGCGGTTGCCGTGCTGTCGACTGTCTTGGCTGCGATCCCGCATGTTCTCGCCGCTGCCATCGTTTTGGCGGTGGGTTGGTTCATCGGTCGCTGGGTCGCCCAGCTGATCGAACGCATCCTGCCGGCGACTGGGTTCGATCGCAGCATCTCGAGCCTGACGGCTCTGACCGCCACGACTCAGGCGCCGGCCGCGCCGAAGCCGACCGCGGCTCCCTATGCCGGTGACGTGACACCGGCTACCGCAAGGGCTCTAGGTAGTGATGTGCCCAAGCCGATGACGCCGTCCAGCATCGTGGGCAAGATCGCAATGGCGGCGATCGTCGCCTTCACGGCGGTCGAGGCCGCCAAGCTTCTGCAGTTCGGCACGATCGCCGTGACGCTGCAGGAAATCCTGGCCCTGGCCGGACATGTCATCGTCGGCGGGATCATTATCACCGCCGGCGTGCTGATCGGCGGTGTCTTCGCCAACCTGATCAACAAGGGTACGGGCGGCGCCGATGGCTTCGCCTCCACCCTGGTGCGTTGGGCCACGATCGCATTGGCGACGGCCATGGGCCTTCGCTTCATGGGCATCGCCGACGATATCGTCCTTCTCGCCTTCGGCCTGATTCTGGGGGCGGCTGCGGTGGCGGCAGCGCTAGCCTTCGGGCTCGGCGGGCGCGACGCCGCCAGCAAGGTGGCCCAGACGTGGGCCGACAAGGTCACGAAGACCCCGCCCCAGTGA